A genomic region of Brienomyrus brachyistius isolate T26 chromosome 6, BBRACH_0.4, whole genome shotgun sequence contains the following coding sequences:
- the zgc:136971 gene encoding S9 family peptidase isoform X1 → MESMVQTEPESISAVFRKYSQFPTPVSVTVSPEILESRGERHINLFTEWSQNDTARGTRLRFSKQYTVICSGRTVVRALPPGHCSHLQGELLTRCSPSGSLKAVIRDTSCHGVGHQFLEIWSKNGLIKSLDLTSLNKHGQVYCDAHFGCLAWSPCEGRVLYVAEKKQVNPSFVSEASRVSHDNVGAGPSGEEVTGGKQEDRSVYQEDWGEGLASKRTPVLCVADIDKGTVLLPQGTPAQVSPGQALWAPGGEGVLFVGWWHTPFRLGLRFCSNRRSALFHLDFEGNCECLSSDSSAISSPRLSPDGQYIVYLQGQVFGPHNQCLSLQLYDWVRKKITLLVDVVKRPLGGEFAGIYEALPACCWSSDSQRVLFSSPRRNWKELFVVDVGTKRVMRLIDTNEEFGSWKLLANERDLMVVSCSGPNFPPCLNAGFLPPPGGEAAISWTPLEDPCEISDLEWRVLNITPTQQEENAQYAGLDFDALLIKPRGLRAAVKIPLAVFAHGGPHSHFCAEWNVFTSALARVGFAVLMVNYRGSTGFGQDSILSLIGNVGSQDVKDMQRAVLTALQSDRTLDPKRVAVMGGSHGGFLACHLIGQYPEFYRACATRNPVINAATLLGTSDIVDWRYGVLGLQYSFDRLPNPDDLAAMLQCSPIVHAAQIRTPVLLMLGGKDKRVSPHQGLELYRALKGRGSPVRLLWFTEDGHSLSRVDTQLDCFLNTALWFLQHLDLL, encoded by the exons ATGGAGTCCATG GTGCAAACGGAACCAGAATCTATTTCTGCGGTGTTCAGAAAGTACAGCCAGTTTCCCACCCCCGTGTCAGTCACCGTAAGCCCAGAAATACTGGAGTCTCGAGGAGAAAGACACATCAACCTATTTACTG AATGGAGCCAGAACGACACGGCGAGAGGAACGAGACTCCGGTTCAGTAAGCAGTATACCGTGATATGCAGCGGGAGGACCGTGGTTAGGGCGCTGCCTCCcggccactgcagccacctgcagggaga ATTGCTGACCAGATGTTCTCCATCCGGGTCTCTGAAGGCTGTTATCAGAGACACCAGCTGTCATGGTGTGGGACACCAGTTCCTTGAG atATGGAGCAAGAATGGACTGATTAAAAGCCTTGACCTCACTTCTTTAAACAAACACGGACAAGTATACTGTGATG CACACTTTGGCTGTCTGGCCTGGTCTCCATGTGAGGGCAGAGTGCTGTATGTGGCAGAGAAGAAGCAGGTCAACCCATCTTTCGTTAGTGAAGCTAGCCGAGTATCGCATGACAATGTTGGTGCGGGACCCTCTGGGGAAGAGGTGACAGGTGGGAAG CAGGAGGACCGCAGTGTCTATCAGGAGGACTGGGGCGAGGGCCTGGCCAGTAAGAGAACTCCTGTGCTTTGTGTGGCAGATATAGATAAGGGCACTGTGCTCCTTCCACAGGGCACTCCAGCACAGGTGTCTCCGGGACAG GCACTCTGGGCACCAGGGGGAGAAGGTGTGCTGTTTGTGGGCTGGTGGCACACGCCATTCCGCCTGGGCCTGAGATTCTGCTCTAACAGGAG GTCTGCCTTGTTTCACCTTGATTTTGAAGGCAACTGCG AGTGCCTGTCATCCGACTCCAGCGCCATCTCATCACCACGTCTCAGCCCTGATGGACAGTACATTGTCTACCTGCAGGGTCAAGTGTTTGGACCCCACAACCAATGCCTCAGCCTGCAGCTG taTGACTGGGTGAGGAAGAAGATCACTCTGCTGGTGGATGTAGTTAAGAGACCCTTGGGAG GGGAGTTCGCTGGAATATACGAAGCCTTGCCAGCCTGCTGTTGGTCCTCTGACAGCCAGAGGGTGCTGTTTAGTAGCCCCAGGAGGAACTGGAAG GAGCTCTTTGTGGTGGACGTCGGCACGAAGAGAGTGATGCGTCTTATCGACA CAAATGAGGAGTTTGGCAGTTGGAAGCTGCTGGCCAATGAGAGGGATCTTATGGTAGTCAGCTGCTCAGGGCCCAATTTCCCACCATGCCTG AATGCAGGATTCCTGCCACCTCCAGGGGGAGAAGCAGCCATTTCCTGGACTCCCCTGGAAGACCCCTGTGAGATCTCAGACCTGGAGTGGAGGGTCCTGAACATCACGCCTACACAGCAAGAGGAGAATGCCCAGTATG CTGGCCTGGACTTTGATGCCTTGTTGATTAAACCCAGGGGACTCAGAGCTGCAGTGAAGATTCCTCTGGCTGTATTTGCCCATG GAGGACCACACTCCCATTTCTGTGCTGAATGGAATGTGTTCACATCAGCACTGGCCAGGGTGGGCTTTGCTGTGCTAATGG TGAACTACCGTGGATCTACTGGCTTTGGGCAAGACAGCATCCTTTCTCTCATTGGGAATGTTGGAAGTCAGGATGTCAAAGACATGCAG AGGGCCGTTCTGACCGCTCTGCAGAGTGACCGCACCCTAGACCCCAAGCGAGTCGCGGTCATGGGCGGCTCCCACGGCGGCTTCCTGGCCTGCCACTTAATCGGCCAGTACCCTGAATTCTACCGAGCATGTGCCACCAGGAACCCCGTGATCAATGCCGCCACGCTATTGGGAACCAGTGACAttgttgactg gcgGTACGGTGTGCTGGGGCTGCAGTATTCATTTGACCGGCTGCCCAATCCAGACGACCTGGCCGCCATGCTTCAGTGCTCCCCCATTGTACACGCCGCTCAG ATTAGGACCCCAGTACTGCTGATGTTGGGAGGAAAGGATAAGAGGGTGTCCCCTCACCAAGGGCTGGAACTGTACCGAGCACTGAAGGGCAGGGGCTCGCCGGTCAG GTTGCTGTGGTTTACTGAGGATGGCCACTCTCTGTCCCGTGTAGACACCCAGCTCGACTGCTTCCTCAACACAGCTCTCTGGTTCCTACAGCACCTGGATCTGCTCTGA
- the zgc:136971 gene encoding S9 family peptidase isoform X2, with protein MESMVQTEPESISAVFRKYSQFPTPVSVTVSPEILESRGERHINLFTEWSQNDTARGTRLRFSKQYTVICSGRTVVRALPPGHCSHLQGELLTRCSPSGSLKAVIRDTSCHGVGHQFLEIWSKNGLIKSLDLTSLNKHGQVYCDAHFGCLAWSPCEGRVLYVAEKKQVNPSFVSEASRVSHDNVGAGPSGEEVTGGKEDRSVYQEDWGEGLASKRTPVLCVADIDKGTVLLPQGTPAQVSPGQALWAPGGEGVLFVGWWHTPFRLGLRFCSNRRSALFHLDFEGNCECLSSDSSAISSPRLSPDGQYIVYLQGQVFGPHNQCLSLQLYDWVRKKITLLVDVVKRPLGGEFAGIYEALPACCWSSDSQRVLFSSPRRNWKELFVVDVGTKRVMRLIDTNEEFGSWKLLANERDLMVVSCSGPNFPPCLNAGFLPPPGGEAAISWTPLEDPCEISDLEWRVLNITPTQQEENAQYAGLDFDALLIKPRGLRAAVKIPLAVFAHGGPHSHFCAEWNVFTSALARVGFAVLMVNYRGSTGFGQDSILSLIGNVGSQDVKDMQRAVLTALQSDRTLDPKRVAVMGGSHGGFLACHLIGQYPEFYRACATRNPVINAATLLGTSDIVDWRYGVLGLQYSFDRLPNPDDLAAMLQCSPIVHAAQIRTPVLLMLGGKDKRVSPHQGLELYRALKGRGSPVRLLWFTEDGHSLSRVDTQLDCFLNTALWFLQHLDLL; from the exons ATGGAGTCCATG GTGCAAACGGAACCAGAATCTATTTCTGCGGTGTTCAGAAAGTACAGCCAGTTTCCCACCCCCGTGTCAGTCACCGTAAGCCCAGAAATACTGGAGTCTCGAGGAGAAAGACACATCAACCTATTTACTG AATGGAGCCAGAACGACACGGCGAGAGGAACGAGACTCCGGTTCAGTAAGCAGTATACCGTGATATGCAGCGGGAGGACCGTGGTTAGGGCGCTGCCTCCcggccactgcagccacctgcagggaga ATTGCTGACCAGATGTTCTCCATCCGGGTCTCTGAAGGCTGTTATCAGAGACACCAGCTGTCATGGTGTGGGACACCAGTTCCTTGAG atATGGAGCAAGAATGGACTGATTAAAAGCCTTGACCTCACTTCTTTAAACAAACACGGACAAGTATACTGTGATG CACACTTTGGCTGTCTGGCCTGGTCTCCATGTGAGGGCAGAGTGCTGTATGTGGCAGAGAAGAAGCAGGTCAACCCATCTTTCGTTAGTGAAGCTAGCCGAGTATCGCATGACAATGTTGGTGCGGGACCCTCTGGGGAAGAGGTGACAGGTGGGAAG GAGGACCGCAGTGTCTATCAGGAGGACTGGGGCGAGGGCCTGGCCAGTAAGAGAACTCCTGTGCTTTGTGTGGCAGATATAGATAAGGGCACTGTGCTCCTTCCACAGGGCACTCCAGCACAGGTGTCTCCGGGACAG GCACTCTGGGCACCAGGGGGAGAAGGTGTGCTGTTTGTGGGCTGGTGGCACACGCCATTCCGCCTGGGCCTGAGATTCTGCTCTAACAGGAG GTCTGCCTTGTTTCACCTTGATTTTGAAGGCAACTGCG AGTGCCTGTCATCCGACTCCAGCGCCATCTCATCACCACGTCTCAGCCCTGATGGACAGTACATTGTCTACCTGCAGGGTCAAGTGTTTGGACCCCACAACCAATGCCTCAGCCTGCAGCTG taTGACTGGGTGAGGAAGAAGATCACTCTGCTGGTGGATGTAGTTAAGAGACCCTTGGGAG GGGAGTTCGCTGGAATATACGAAGCCTTGCCAGCCTGCTGTTGGTCCTCTGACAGCCAGAGGGTGCTGTTTAGTAGCCCCAGGAGGAACTGGAAG GAGCTCTTTGTGGTGGACGTCGGCACGAAGAGAGTGATGCGTCTTATCGACA CAAATGAGGAGTTTGGCAGTTGGAAGCTGCTGGCCAATGAGAGGGATCTTATGGTAGTCAGCTGCTCAGGGCCCAATTTCCCACCATGCCTG AATGCAGGATTCCTGCCACCTCCAGGGGGAGAAGCAGCCATTTCCTGGACTCCCCTGGAAGACCCCTGTGAGATCTCAGACCTGGAGTGGAGGGTCCTGAACATCACGCCTACACAGCAAGAGGAGAATGCCCAGTATG CTGGCCTGGACTTTGATGCCTTGTTGATTAAACCCAGGGGACTCAGAGCTGCAGTGAAGATTCCTCTGGCTGTATTTGCCCATG GAGGACCACACTCCCATTTCTGTGCTGAATGGAATGTGTTCACATCAGCACTGGCCAGGGTGGGCTTTGCTGTGCTAATGG TGAACTACCGTGGATCTACTGGCTTTGGGCAAGACAGCATCCTTTCTCTCATTGGGAATGTTGGAAGTCAGGATGTCAAAGACATGCAG AGGGCCGTTCTGACCGCTCTGCAGAGTGACCGCACCCTAGACCCCAAGCGAGTCGCGGTCATGGGCGGCTCCCACGGCGGCTTCCTGGCCTGCCACTTAATCGGCCAGTACCCTGAATTCTACCGAGCATGTGCCACCAGGAACCCCGTGATCAATGCCGCCACGCTATTGGGAACCAGTGACAttgttgactg gcgGTACGGTGTGCTGGGGCTGCAGTATTCATTTGACCGGCTGCCCAATCCAGACGACCTGGCCGCCATGCTTCAGTGCTCCCCCATTGTACACGCCGCTCAG ATTAGGACCCCAGTACTGCTGATGTTGGGAGGAAAGGATAAGAGGGTGTCCCCTCACCAAGGGCTGGAACTGTACCGAGCACTGAAGGGCAGGGGCTCGCCGGTCAG GTTGCTGTGGTTTACTGAGGATGGCCACTCTCTGTCCCGTGTAGACACCCAGCTCGACTGCTTCCTCAACACAGCTCTCTGGTTCCTACAGCACCTGGATCTGCTCTGA